One Deltaproteobacteria bacterium genomic region harbors:
- a CDS encoding DNA-directed RNA polymerase subunit omega, whose amino-acid sequence MARITVEDALEQAENRFALTILAAQRVRQLFRGSKPMAEKKGNREVVTALREIAEGKVRYAYPENLRLIGTAVKQIEAVDGDTDRGEEDSE is encoded by the coding sequence ATGGCACGAATTACCGTAGAAGACGCCCTGGAACAGGCGGAAAACAGGTTCGCCCTGACCATTCTCGCCGCCCAGCGGGTGCGTCAGCTTTTCCGGGGGTCGAAGCCCATGGCCGAGAAAAAGGGCAACCGGGAGGTTGTAACGGCACTCAGGGAGATCGCCGAAGGGAAGGTCCGCTACGCTTACCCCGAGAATCTCAGGTTGATCGGGACCGCCGTAAAGCAGATCGAGGCGGTGGATGGTGATACCGACAGGGGTGAGGAAGATAGTGAATGA
- the pyrF gene encoding orotidine-5'-phosphate decarboxylase, translating into MVIPTGVRKIVNDGGRERLIFALDVTDDMAAAMKWVDRLKNHVGLFKIGKEAFTRFGPAVVQAVLERGGRVFLDLKYHDIPNTVARAAENAVALDVSMLNVHAAGGRRMMTEAMEAVRTRAARLDRPVPIVLAVTVLTSLDDDDVAEVGFSLPAGDLAVRLAVLARDAGLSGVVASPREILPIREACGDSFVIVTPGIRYDASGADDQKRTLAPKEAVRRGADYIVVGRPIRTAPDPLAVAEAIGEEISAGLALRE; encoded by the coding sequence ATGGTGATACCGACAGGGGTGAGGAAGATAGTGAATGACGGCGGCAGAGAACGACTGATCTTCGCTCTTGACGTGACCGATGACATGGCGGCCGCGATGAAATGGGTTGATCGCCTGAAAAACCACGTAGGGCTGTTCAAGATCGGCAAGGAAGCCTTTACCCGCTTCGGTCCGGCCGTTGTTCAGGCGGTACTGGAACGGGGCGGCAGGGTTTTTCTCGATCTGAAATATCATGATATACCCAATACGGTGGCCCGGGCGGCGGAGAATGCGGTCGCCCTCGATGTTTCCATGTTGAACGTGCACGCGGCGGGAGGAAGGCGGATGATGACGGAGGCAATGGAAGCTGTCCGGACACGGGCGGCCCGTCTCGACCGGCCCGTCCCCATCGTTCTCGCCGTTACGGTTCTAACCAGTCTTGACGATGATGATGTGGCCGAGGTGGGGTTCAGCCTTCCGGCGGGCGATCTTGCCGTTCGCCTGGCCGTCCTGGCCAGGGACGCCGGTCTGTCGGGTGTCGTGGCGTCACCCCGGGAAATCCTTCCCATCCGCGAGGCCTGCGGGGATTCATTCGTCATTGTCACTCCGGGGATCCGATATGATGCTTCCGGTGCTGATGACCAGAAGCGAACCCTTGCTCCGAAAGAGGCGGTACGGAGGGGGGCGGACTATATCGTAGTGGGAAGACCCATCAGAACGGCCCCGGATCCCCTGGCGGTTGCCGAGGCGATAGGGGAGGAGATCTCTGCAGGACTTGCCCTGAGAGAGTGA
- the rlmB gene encoding 23S rRNA (guanosine(2251)-2'-O)-methyltransferase RlmB: MEMIYGIHPVLETLRRSDGTVERIFIARGKTTPDIEQILAIAARRAIPVERCRRPYLDAVTGSTSHQGIACRGKEFQYAPFEDMVAAAADGHGLVLILDGVTDPHNLGSLIRTAHCFGVHGIVIPEDRAAPVTPAVVKASAGASQYIPVTRVVNLARAIDAMKEWNFWIYGADARGDTDIHAHDYGGNVGLVLGSEGKGIRHLVRKKCDFLISIPMAGAFDSLNVAVAGGIIIHEIVRRRSVLS; encoded by the coding sequence ATGGAGATGATCTACGGCATACATCCGGTACTGGAGACCCTGCGGAGAAGTGACGGCACTGTAGAACGTATCTTTATCGCACGCGGAAAAACAACTCCCGACATTGAACAGATACTCGCCATAGCGGCGCGACGGGCCATCCCCGTGGAACGATGCCGGCGGCCATATCTCGACGCCGTGACCGGTTCGACGTCGCATCAGGGGATCGCCTGCAGGGGAAAGGAATTTCAATATGCCCCGTTCGAGGATATGGTCGCCGCGGCGGCCGATGGGCACGGCCTGGTCCTGATCCTTGACGGTGTCACCGATCCTCACAACCTGGGCTCTCTGATCCGCACGGCCCATTGCTTCGGTGTTCACGGCATCGTCATCCCCGAAGACCGGGCTGCACCCGTCACACCCGCCGTCGTCAAGGCATCGGCCGGTGCCTCCCAGTACATACCGGTCACCCGTGTAGTCAACCTCGCCCGCGCGATAGACGCCATGAAGGAGTGGAATTTCTGGATCTACGGTGCCGATGCGCGAGGCGACACCGATATCCATGCACATGATTACGGAGGCAATGTGGGGCTCGTCCTGGGGAGCGAAGGGAAGGGGATACGGCACCTCGTAAGGAAGAAGTGTGACTTTCTGATCTCCATTCCCATGGCGGGTGCCTTTGATT